A single genomic interval of Daucus carota subsp. sativus chromosome 1, DH1 v3.0, whole genome shotgun sequence harbors:
- the LOC108201142 gene encoding uncharacterized protein LOC108201142 produces MKKKRGGKGKKTRSSTESQKKLYTVRVFYGGCFQHIPVFSYSSNTHKTYTDIDLEACSVEDLEAEIHTQLPTFGSLYFKRRVCGIRLLSDSTIAEMVELSRSDYVCELFEYRPNIPEWDDGNDNLDENDYDYDLDGNDNDCDVDENNNASAGDNDSGREDSDCHSHSDEEYGEILKMSRLEKDKMDEQRMEEDLESLGSDSDSDSSYESGNLDDISSEESDDEVCYAAPPVLKKGKGVGELFNPKTKAKDIKWKVGLIFTDKKQFKEAVRASSMESGRPYKYTVDDKKRMQLGCAKGCPFKMWATFIESNQTWQIKTLVDEHNCIWNFNLNLA; encoded by the exons ATGAAGAAAAAACGCGGCGGCAAAGGCAAGAAGACAAGATCTTCCACCGAATCACA GAAGAAGCTATATACGGTGAGAGTGTTTTATGGCGGCTGCTTCCAACACATCCCTGTGTTTAGCTACAGCAGCAACACACACAAAACCTACACTGACATTGACTTGGAGGCTTGTAGTGTTGAAGATTTGGAGGCTGAGATACATACCCAGCTACCGACTTTTGGTTCGTTGTACTTCAAGCGTAGGGTATGTGGTATTCGACTCTTGTCTGATTCGACTATAGCTGAAATGGTAGAGCTTAGTAGGTCTGATTAtgtttgtgaattatttgagtaCCGCCCTAATATACCTGAATGGGATGATGGTAATGATAATTTAGATGAAAATGACTATGACTATGATTTAGATGGAAATGACAATGACTGTGATGTTGATGAAAATAATAATGCTAGTGCTGGTGATAATGACTCTGGTAGGGAGGATAGTGACTGCCATAGCCACAGTGATGAAGAGTATGGGGAAATTTTAAAGATGAGTCGATTAGAAAAAGATAAAATGGATGAGCAAAGGATGGAGGAAGATTTAGAGAGTTTAGGGAGTGATAGTGACTCTGATAGTTCTTATGAGAGTGGGAATTTAGATGATATTAGTAGTGAGGAATCAGATGATGAAGTTTGTTATGCAGCCCCCCCTGTTCTTAAAAAGGGGAAGGGTGTTGGTGAATTGTTTAATCCTAAAACAAAAGCAAAAGATATTAAGTGGaaggttggtttaatatttacaGATAAGAAACAATTTAAAGAGGCTGTGAGGGCTAGTTCAATGGAATCTGGTAGGCCCTACAAATACACTGTTGATGATAAAAAAAGAATGCAGCTGGGATGTGCTAAAGGGTGCCCTTTTAAGATGTGGGCCACCTTCATTGAAAGCAACCAAACTTGGCAGATAAAAACACTAGTAGATGAACATAACTGCATTTGGAATTTCAACTTAAATTTAGCTTAA